In the genome of Parus major isolate Abel chromosome 3, Parus_major1.1, whole genome shotgun sequence, the window ATATCCTCCCATAGAGATAGTGAGCTCCACTTGCTGGAGGGATGCGCTTTTAATGacatcttttatttctcagacACACTTTTTTTTATGAGCTACAAAACCATGCTCTCCCTTTATGAGGAGCTGTTAAACTCACGGCATCAATTATTTAAAGTCTGGGACTAGAATAAACCTCTCCAGAAATGAGGAGAATGAGAAGAAATAAGGGTTAAAGCAATCCCTGCTTCCTTTTTAGTCTTTGGGATTAAAAGAATAGCCTCCCACAGTCATCAGCCAACAACAAAAGTACTTTGGGAAGGGTTAGCATCCATCCACACTAGCAACTGTGCTTTCAGTAAGCCTTGTAGTGCTCTGAGAATAGCTTGAACAGGCACCTCTCTGGACAGTCACCAAGAAAAAAGCCTAGAGAAATTATAGTGCAGGTCCCAGGTATCTGAGTGGATTTCCTCTACACTGGTCTCAAGCAAAGGCTCTCAtgtattttgtaaatgtttctACAAAGCTTTTCAGATAGAAAACAGGAGGATGAGTAAGACAGGCCCACTTTGGGGAACGAGAGACCATCTGCTTCCCTACTGTAGCTGGAATGCTGCTCGAGGGCTGTGGCTAGTGCTGGCTGTCATGCCTCTTGCCCAGCCAGCATGGCATGTCACCAGTGCTGCTGTACAGAGGATATTGCCCTGGCACATCTTCTAACCCAGGGACTCCCTGAGTTTCCCAGGGCTGTTCTGGGGTGCTACAGAAGTAAACGTGCCACCTTTGTTCCTTAAGACATGAATAAAAGAAACTAAGCCTGCTAGACTCTATTTTTACCCTGAGTTTCTACAATGGAAAGCACCCAGAAATTCACACCACATACTGACTTTTAAAAAGACCAAAAGGCAATTCAGTCTTTCACTCCCACATACAGGTAAAATAAACCACACAGAGAACAACAGTGCCTACGTGACATCTGATTGTGCTTACCGTGGTGATGAAGAAGCCaatcttcaggtttttttcatcctgCACATACTCAGCGTGTTTTTGCATGAGTGAAATCGCTACATTATAGGTTTTTGGGTTGTGATCTAGAACTCTGAAAAAATACTGAGGGTTTGTTGAAGCTGCACCTGCTGAGAAAGTGTTAATAGGTTAACAGCAGGCACAGAGATGTTCCAGCCTATTGTGTAAAATCTGGCTTGTGTGGACCCAGAGGAACAGGCAGTCACTGCTCCAAGATCCTTTCAATACAACAGAGCACTCGAGCCTCCACACTAGCACCAGAAGCTGAGGCATCTGGAGGTAAACTAATTGCACATTTGTCATTTTAGAATTCTCTGGCAAAGTCACAGAAGTCGTGTGGATTTCTCAACCCCCCCCATCTGCTTCACCTACATGGCAcaccttcccagcagcagaaaagcagtggCTCACAATCAGGCACCTGACCCAGAGGCTGAGCTGAAAAGGACTGTGGCTTTGAGattaaacacacagaaaaggacaaaatggTGCAAAGCTATCCTCTCCTCCCCCCTCTGCTGATGTTTGTGATGGACAGACAGAATGTCAAGCACCAGAGGGAAACAGCTGCTTCTTGGCCAAGGCATTAAAAGGAAGCattcctgatttaaaaaaaaaaaacaaacaatgaagtgcccaaactgggaaaaaagtaTTGAGATGGCAGTAGAGTAGAATTTAagccagctccctgtgctgggtggCCCTGAAAGTTGCAAATTAGAATGATTGTACTTGGACAGGGTTTTACCAGAGGGCTGTTGGAAAACACAGCTccaaggaaaacagctctgcctgcacactCTCAGTTCAGCCCCTGCATCTCCCTGCCCAGTCCCAGTGACTGtggtgtgcagcagcacagacattgCTTTGTTACCACACCTTGAGACCTGGTGATCAGGTTAGGAGCAGGGGCCTGAAATCTGTAAGCCAAAACCTGTTTGCTGCTAGGTCAAGGCTCTTGAAGTCAAGCCTCTTCACTGATCAGATATTACCATGCTAGATTAAAAACACAAAGCCCAAATACTGATGcagctctaaaaaaaaaaataaaagtgagatGAGAtaagataaaaatgtaaaaatatactACTACTCATTGGAGCTTACAGTGCCAGAAGAGTTCTTGCACAGGCAGTAAAACCACCAGTCTTATCAGCCCAAAGACCtttttaccttaaaaaataGAGCTTTgtagcacatttttttcattccatatCCATTGAATTTCAGAGTACTTTTTTGCTCTGTAAAATCAACAGCATATTTGCCAGACCAGACTTTCTGAAGAGGTCCCCAGCAACACCTATTGCAACTGGCTGAAAGAAGATTTACAAGCTCATTTTGACTTAAAGAGTCCAGGGTTCCTAAATCACAAGTCTCCTGTTTTAACTCAGCAGCCAGTGCTGTTGCTTTGTTTCTGCCTGTTTAGCTGATAAGTGCTGTAATGGGGAAAGGCAGGCATTAACAACTGGCAATCAATACTTCTGCAATTCGGTGCTCAGAGTGAATGTTTCACTGTAAGCATCAGTGAGAGGAGGAGATGAGCAGGTACTGAGCATCCATTACCCTGGGAATAGCGGTTCCTCCTCGTGGGAAGGCCTGGGCTCCACAGGCTGGTGTAGCTGTTCAGAGACCACGTTGTGCAGTGCTCATCTCCAAAGTCCAGAAATGTTGGGGTGTTGTTACATATATACAGCCATGAAAACTGCTCCTGGAAGTTCTCACAGGACATcctgcagagaaggaggaaaatctCATCATTCAGttgaagacagaagaaaattgcCAGGAGatgagggaggtgatcctggccctctgctcagccctggtgaggcacatctggagtgctgtgtccagttctgggctccccagtacaagagagacacagagctcctggagcaggtccagtggAGGGCTATGAAGATGATcaagggactggagcatctcccttctgaggaaaggctgagggagctggggctgttcagccctGAGAGGGAATCTCATCAATGTCAGcatctgaagggagggtgtcagAGGCTGGATCAAGCTCTGCTTGGTGATGCCAATCAATAGAAtcagaggcaatgggcagaaactgatgcccaggaagttccacctgaatatgaggaagaatttctttactgtgcaaCTGACCACATGCTGGAACATGATTCCCAGAGAGGTTGAGGAGTGTCCCTCACTGGAGTATTCCACAATCATCACAACCCTGTGCCCaacctgtgattctgtgaagacaCCAGTTAGGTATCCACATTCACCCCATGCCTTTAAAAAGGGATTGCTGAGAGCACTGcaggcacctgcagctctgctggctgctaCACCTTGCAGAAGAGCTCAGCTCTCAATGTATTCTGGGCTGCCCTGACTGCCCCTAATGCCCAGGGTAAACCACAGGACATGTTTGGGGTATCTTGCTGGAGCCCTGTCCTGCCGCCTCCAGCTTTTGCACCTCCACAGTGTTCTGTCCCACGCTCATGCTTCACACAAGCCTCAAGTGTGTATTTCAGACCCACCTGCTGTTGTCCTGCTTTCCTCAGAGCCCCACAGGGCACGTGTGCACTTTCTGAATAATCAGTTTTTCTAAGGGACAGCCCACACATGGCTAAGCTGTATCTGAGAGCAACCAGAGGCAGTGAAAAACCACAAGCACCTGCAGAGAAGTTAAGTGCACAAGCTCAGTGACCTGCTTAGCCAGCTGTCCCCTTCAGCATCTGTCAGTCCAAGGTTCAAACCACACACTTTATGAGAGGCAGTGTGACAAAATGACCAGGCATCAGAGGGCTGGATTTTTActtatctcattttttttttttcatcagcttgTCACTTAATCTTGGCCAACTCCATTTTTTCAGGTCTTGTTTCCTCTGAAACCACAGGGTCAGGACAATCTCCAATGAGCTGTTTGCACACAGCTAACACAGGGTGCCTTGAGCCACCACCAAGAACAGAGATCTgccaaaattactttttttcataataaagaCAAACATAAAACTCAGTAGGCAAAGGAACAATAGGGAAATACCAGAATTCTCCATCATCCTTATTTCTGAGTAGGGCTTCTCTGTATTTAGGCTCAACACGGTCCCATTGAGGAGAGCTgcaaaaaagaacaaatcagCAAGATGTGAGGCacaatttttcatcttcagcCTATTCCTCCAACCAAACTGTCAGGTCATGAGGGATCAGGAGGGGTGAACAAACTGCTCATTGGAAACAGGACTCTGTGTGATACCTTCATAGCCAAGGCCAGCAAATAAAACTCTGTGCCTTTGCTATGCCTGAGCTGCCCACCCTGGGGTGGGGAAccctccctgctgtcctggtCACCTGTCCCCATGCTGGAGAGGTTAGTGAGGCACCAAGCACAGGGCTCTGAAGCACTGATATTACACTGACCTGTAGAGAGCACATTACCCAGTCAGACTTGTTGTTTCCAAGCAGAGTGTTTATAATTAAGTGATAATTGTACTTTCTGCAGAGTTTAAGATAAATAAACAGCACGTGAATCAATAATTTATTGATCTGTGCAGGTTACCTGGGAACGTGCTACTGACATTTCAATTACACTTAGGATTGTAGTTCACCTTTGCAAAAGGATGGGAggatgctggcagagcagagagcagctaTTCCAGCCTCAGACACCTCTGCACAACCCACCAACCCTTCCAGACACAACACTCCAGCTTGACTTTTCTCAGCAGAATGCTTTGTGTGTGGTCCTAGCAacagggagggctgggacaCTATTAAATAACCTAAGAGTGTCACAAGAACATCTCTCTAATCGTGGAAACACTGATGCAATTCCAAAAGGAAAACTACAATCTATTTATCTACAAAACACTCTTGCAGTCTATGTCATTCCTTTCTCTAGGAAAAATATGTTAGATTATCCACACAGGCAGCAAAGTGGTCCTTGCATCCCCCCAAAGCTGCATGAAGGATCCGAAAGATTAGTTGAAGCCATTCCCTAGCACTTTGCCTTTGGGATAACCAAGGAGCCTTTCTGGCCCTCTGTGTTCAATTTTGCCCTGCTCCATGGACCCATCTAACCATCCTCTTCCCAGAGTCAGACTCATGAGAGcaggagaaacaggagaaagGTGGATGTGTGATTGCTGCAGGAGAATTCCACAGAAGCAGCCACCCAGCATCTAAGGACATGGTCAGAGCTTACTCCAGGAAATAAGAACTCTTTCATCCATGACTTCTGTAGCATTTTGCACTGGGTAAAATGCATACACAGACAAGAAGGGACACCTGAGCCTAGCAAGGCTGCATTAGTGTTCCCTGGGCTGTATTTCTGCAAGCAGCCGCTATGCAGATGGAAAGAATGCTTCTAATTAGCTgatttggaaatatttgttttgttaaaatggGTGTGGGGCAGAGGTTCTTATAAAAGAattcttataaaaaaattattgatttCCTATGACATTAAAGCTTTAAGACCCTACTCATCACTCCAGGGTCCCTTCCACTCCCCATGGCCCCACGGATTCCAGATCCTGATGATATGTTTCCAGCCATTCTTGTAGGGGATCTgtaaagatgaaagaaaaacaaacccagtcACAGTTTTTCACAATTGTGATATTCAGTGAAGAGAAGGGTAAGAAAATGGAACTTCCTCTACACTCAGAGACTAGATTTAACATCTGATCTCATTTTCCCAGCAGCGAAAAATCAGTGCCTTCTGCTACATTGCAAAGGAATGATGTGTGAGAGAAAACTGCACccattttgctttcctgaggATAGTGAATAGCTGacacagagagaagcagcagcattcctgtCACACTGCATGAATTCAACAGCCTTGGGAAATTCCAGTGCCTAATTCTGCACATCTGATGCTGTGAGTCAGCAAAGGCAGAGACTTTGAGGAACGAGGTCACCAGACTACCTGGAGTGAAAGCCAACAGTCAGCACAGAGAGCTGACAATATACAGAATCTGTGGGTCTGTGGCTACAATACTGTGGTTTGCAACAGCTGGGGTGTCTGGTGCTTTCCTCCTTTTGCTGCCACTGATTTAAGTCAGAAGCAACTAACTCTTGCCAATGAAGCCAAAATGGTGGAAGTGGAAAGGAGGGGCAAACCTTTGTTTTTGGGCTCTCCTTATGCACACAGGCGGTGTTGGAAACAATACTATGGCAGTCTCTTCCCAGGCAAAGGCCCAGCTTCTAATCATTTCCCCTTAGCACAATGCCTCGGATGTCTTGGCACTTCTTTAAGTGGGACAAAGACTGTTCCTCCTCTCTGCacacaccaggagcagcaggaggctggaacAGCCTGCCTTCTCCTCCAACAGGATTAGGGACCCttctgcccctgccctgcaaAGAGACAGCTGGGGCCTTTTCTGGAGCTTGGCAACCCCCATCTTTCCATTTAGTAGCTCCTTGGCTACAAGAATGTGTCCTCCAAGAAGCAGCACACTGGCTGTGATGATAGCACCAAGCATGCCATGGCACGGGGGGACATGAACCAAAGCCAAGCTCATAGAGAAAAccaacagagagagagagagagggataaGGGAGAAAATACCTTAGGGAAAGCAACATCCCCTTTCCAAAGTACTTTAGGTTCCAAGATTCAAATGTTTTGTAGCTATCTTGCTTGACAGCATAGCTATTGTTTGGTTTCCCTCTTCAGTGTTAACTCTCCCTGTGTGCACTACAGCTTACTGGGCTAAGCCATGTTCTGACTTCTGGCTGTAAAAAatccttaatttcttttgatCCATGTGATAAATTGGTTCTCAGATCATCAGTATTAATATTCAGCCAGGAGCAGTTCTGCATGAGtacagcagcttttaaaagatGGAGAAACGCTGTTCTTGAACCAGCGATTTACTTTTCACACAGTGATTTTTGGCAGCTTGTGATTGAGCTGAACAAATGTAGATTTGCATCACATGACAAATCCCACAATTTCAGGCAGTGCTTCTACTTACATTTGAAAcacaaaagcacattttttaagAGTCAGCATCGAATGAAAATCTCCAGAAACGTATTTTCTGCTGAAGTGTcccaaaacaaaagtaaatttaaGTTGCATTTTCCATTAGAAAACAATATGGATTCAGATATCCTCCCTCCTTTCATTGTGCCAGAGTCCTTCCATCTCTTGGAATTTGAACTATGTCCTTTTCAACAATGCCCCCTAAGTGTGAGGATAATTCAAATCACTCTGACTGGAACGGCAGCACAACTTCCCTGTGGTGGATGGTCAGTACAAGATGTCCAGGCAGGAACAAGTCTCTGATCTTACCTTCACAGCTCCTGTGACAGTGTAGGCATGACCCTGTACAATCCCATTCCTCAGCTCTATGTTTCTCCTTGACTGCAGAAGGGAGAAAGCACAGCTTTTAGCTCTCTGCCACACTGTAAGGACATagtcagcagctcccagcactgtcaCTTGCCATGGCACTAAACAAAgcctcacagcagcactgctgtgagaTACTGAGATACTCCACAGGAGCGTGACTGTTCCCACTGCAGCCATcagcaaagcaggaaatttAACAAATCTACACTTCTTTGCAAATTCTTCTATggtccagagctgctgcaacTACAGAATGACCTGGACTGGGTGGCTTGCTGTCAGACTGGGGGACTGCCAAATTTTCCTGCCACTCTCAGCCTACTCCCTGAGCTGAGGGAATATCTTTGGCTTGTTTGCAGCAGTGAAGCTTCCTGTCCATAGGAAGTAGGCACCACAGGAGCAGTGTCACACACTTTGCAGTCACATGTCACATGCTGTAAGGGAAGCCTTGGAGACATTTTATCAAAGGTACTCACTATCACAAAGCCTTTTACAACTTCCCTGCATTAATACCAGTAAGCCTGCAAGCCACAATGAAATCATTACATCAGAAGAGAGGTGTGTTTTGGCCTTGCCAGTGTTGATCACAAAGTTATGAGGCTGAAATCAGgcctgctgcaggaggacacCATTCTATTGCAGTGGAATTAGCCAGGAGAGATGCCACAGCCCCCTCTCCATCAGACCAATCCATCTACATCTGCCCAAATGCCTTTACATTCCTTACTGGAAAACCTTTCTGCTGCCAAGATCCCTTCAGGCACCCATAAACCCATAAACCCATAAACCCATAAATTTTACAGAGTGGTTATGGActtcctttcccctccaaaGAGCCACCTTTGTGCCAACACAGTAAATGGAGACAGGCATGTGACCAGCCCTGTGACTCACCTGGCCTGAGGTGCTGCACCCCATGAGGCACCGAGATTTGTCAGCTGCTTTCAGGATCTCCTCCAGATCAGGAGGTGGATCCTTCAATGAAAACTGCACTTGGACTCCACCTGTGAGGTCTACTAAAGCATCTGAAAGGTAGCCTCCATTCAGGTTCTGGTAGGAGCCCCGCAGCCTAtggaacaatttttaaaatataaaaaaaaaaaaattaaaaaaaaagttaaaaaaaaaaaaaagagagaagttaATTAGTCCTTACACTGTTTTCATAAACAATGCACAGtgcttgctttaaaaatgagcGTGTGCATCGAGGTGGTGAGCCCAGGGGAGCCCGGGGTGTGCAGACATTGTGGCCAGGTAATGAAAGGAAACGTGATCGAAATACTTGGCCAGGCACAGCACATGTCTTGTGGAAGGAATGAGACAAAGGGAAAGCTTTTTCTATGTATTCATCCCCATCTGAGGCAGCTGTCCAGAGCCATTTACAGACAGTGGAAAATAATAAGGTGCATCTCATGCCAGCACAAGCATTTTAGGGAGATGAGCTGCATCTCATCTTGAAGcacccttttttttgttttttttctgaacaggaAGGGAGCCAAGGGTGACTAGTTCAAATGGATGTTTCAGGTAAAATGGAGCTGAACTGTTAGTTTCTGAATCATAGTTATACAGGACTCTTCACAAAAATGGCCAGTATTCCTTttgcaaatgagaaaaaggaaaagagaggtgAAGGTATTTACCCATGCTTCCAGGGCAAGGCAGAAACAAGTTCTCAGCACTGTTCCCAGTTCACTCTGCTAGAGCACAATAATAggataataatttaatattgcCAACACGGTCCTTGTTGTTTTTATCGTGTGGTTTTTATTGAGACAGCAAATAAGCTGGAACATGCCGTACTTAGAGCAGGTAGAGCATGCTGTTAAACCCCACCATACACACTGTATTTAATGAATGTAATCAAATGAAGTCTGCAGCTAATTGTATTTTGAAGAGTTGTCCTTGTCCTACACTGATGAAAAGAATTTGTCTTGGGCGCTGGGGAATAACTTCTCAAATGGGAATCTCATAAACGGCATTGCTTGCAACTTTAATTTAATAGAGGTTTGGTATGCATTGTAATTAAAACCTTATGCAGCAAATTGATACTGAATCCTGAGTCAACTTTTCTGAGATATCTCAGGGCAAAATGCATTCTCTTCCTGAGTTGCTCTCATGCTGCTTTAAAATTTCCATATTCCCGACCAAATCTGccaaaatttcctcttttcttcatcTCCACTTCACTGCACTGCAGATGTTACACCAGCATCAGGTACCAAGTTCCAGCCCTTCATACCACCCATAACACAGgactttttcttcagcatttttaataatGGGAAATGGGCAAATGTCAAGGGACCACAGTCTGAtcccttccctttccagaggatttttaaaaattggtaTCTCTTTATAAGGCATTATTTACCCTGCATACTCCAGGGGCCTCAGCTAAGGGTCAGAGCTCTTTGTGAAGTAAGAGCTGATCAGAGTCCTAGGAGTGCATGTGCTGTGCCTGGGCATGTTCTTCAGTCATGCTTCCTCTCATTGCCTGCTCCAAATGTCCACATGATCTCTGATTAGTGACTGTAAACAAAAGTAATCCCCGCTTAGACTCTGCAGTCTTAAACAGGGTAAcgtgggaagaaaaagagagacaaagaaGTTTGCCTAAAATAGGAAGATTCCAGGCCCTTTTGTGTCACCAACCATTGCCCTGCTAATTTTGCCTCTCAGGCATTAACATCCCAGAGCTGAACTGCGTAGATTTAGGGCTGGCTACCTTCAGGGCTGGGTACAGTTAGGTCTAACCCAAGGCCAACATCTCCAGTTTGTGttggctgcagccacagctccttgCATAAATGACAGGACCACATGGGCAGCTGTCAGCCTGAACTCCTGCCTGTGTGCTTTGCACAAAGCAGAGGGTGAAACCAACCACAGAAAGCATTCAGCACTGGGTGGAAGAACAAACCAGGCATATTTACTTGGCATATGCTTTTTCCAGCAAGGATGGCCAGAATTCATTTGAAGTTCGGGGATGTACAGACAGGTATCTTCCATTTAGGAATGGCAGCCGGTCATCTATCACTACATCCACCCATTCTCCATATTGCCagaactggaaataaataaaataaaaatgtagtttaaaaagagagtaaataaaataaaataaaataacaagcCTCTTCCAAGCACTAATGTCCATGCAAAGAAAAAGCTTCCTGAACCAGCAGAGGAATTCATCTAAAGCATGGATATGTGCAAGTTTTCTCCTGAACTGCCTCAGGCTAGTGGTCCCCATTGTTAACCAAGTTACCAACTGTCTGGatttcccagtgccagggaaaGTCCTTGGGGAGCATAGCTAGTCCTGCAATCAGTAGGAGGAAAGATTCAACACAGGGAATATGCTAACATTCTTGGGTGATAGAAAGATTTCAGGAAGATAAAGAACAATCACACAGGTGGATTCCATCAGCCTCACTCCTCAGCCACACTTGGattttccctgcacagctcttgGCCAGAGAGCCTCTGTCAAGATCCAGCCtctaaattttctttcctctgtatTTCAATTAAGACTCTGACACGCTGTCATGGACAGAGACAGTGCAGTGACTAAAGAGTGTTTTGAGGTGTTATCCATCTCCTTGATGGATGAGAAGGACACAGGCAGTCTCTCCAGCATGTGGACAGAGCAGGTGTTTCTCCAGCTGATCCAGCTGATGAAACTTTTCAAGGGAGAAGACAGGAATAGAGATCTGCTGGGATGAACTAAAGGAGCCATTTCCAGAGTCATTAGCAGATTAATGTAGCTTAGCATGATTCGAAATCATAAGAGGCCAAGCTCTTATTTGCAGTAATGCTAAGGACTCTAGTGGAAGTATGCCAGCAATAGATTTAGTCTagcatgattttatttcaacagCTTTGGTCAATGAAAAACCCAAAATGAGCTGTTCTGCTAGAAAAGCACAAGACCAGATCTgcccagcagcaaagcagcttaCAGACTGCTCAGCTGAAAGCAGGTCTGATCCTACTTGTGTTCTGCCTCACCCAGGCCTCTCCCTTGCTGCATTAGtggtggcaggaggtggcagggtTGGAACCTCTCAGATGAGCTCCAGGAGAGATCTGAAGCTTCTGCTTGATTTTGGCTGGAAGGGGCTTGAGGAAAAGGCTTCCACTGGCTGTCCTCTGCCCGAAGGAGAGACAGGCAAAAGGACTGTCCAAAAGGAGCTGTCCTTTCAGTCACCCAAGGAGCCCTTCTGTCATCAGGCAACACCTAGGAGCAGGTCTGTGTTGAGAAAAGGTGTGACATCCAGCCACACCTCCCCACAGTGCTTCATGTGCAAACACAGCAGGTAAACAAGGAGAATGTACAGAACTTGCTGTGGGGATTACTGCAGTCCAAACCCACTGAGAGATGTTTTTCCAAAAGTCAAGTTCCTTGGCCATGTTTGGTAAGGAGCTCAAGCTTGGAGGCTGTCTGAATGCAGtactgtgtttttcttcagctgctttgtCCTGACTGACACAGACTTCCAGATGGTGGCCTCATCTGAGCtcacaaagacaggaaaagctgcagagggaaagagaaactTCATGGGAAGTCCTAGAGTGCTCTGGAAGTACAAGAGTGGTACGGGAGAAGCTGTTCTCCTGCTTTCAGAGAGGATCACTTTTGGGCTTGATTCTGGCTTCATGAAATTTCTTTATATCCCTTTATGGGATTTAAGTACTGCAGCTGTGAATGTGGTagtaaataaaaccaagaaTCGCTATTTGGGCAGGATGCAAAGAGGGAAGTTCTTCACTTTCAGGTTTATAATAAGCCTTTTAAACCAGGAGTTGATTTTCCTGGGcttaagagaaggaaaaataatggatAGTCTCAAGATCACAACAAGACATATAAGGTCCTGATGGTGAAAAGGAGAATGCTGTGTGGTTACTTtgcctccttttttccttcctggacAGGGATCTTGGAAAAATTCAATTCTGGAATCAAGTAAAGAGAAAATTGCATGTCAACCAACTATCACGGGCCTTTTGCATGGTgttaaaaagcactttttggATGTTTCCTGAAACTGAGGTCTTGACCATTTATGGTCTTTAAAGACTTCATTCGTTTCTTTCTGAGAGCAGGGACATTAGCACCCAGGGCAGATCCCTCCAGTGCTGAGTTGATGGACTGTGCAACAACCCCCTGCAGTTCCCCAGAgaatacttttgttttattttcccaagtcgaggtgctgctcctcactgtCACAAGGAGTGACACACTGCCTCATAGGCACCACAGTTTCTGTGGCAGAGAAAGGGATTCCTGTACAAACATGGGACTAACTTAATCCCTGGGGAAATACCATCACTGTAATTATTTCCTAGATAAAAGCATTGCCCATCATAACTACAGCTGATGAAGTGCTTAACACCCTTGACTcttgcagctgagcagctcatGCTGTACAGGAGCACTGGAGCAGCCCCTTGTGCTCCTGAGAGGCAACATGTTCCAGTTCCAaaatggtggggaaaaaagttat includes:
- the LOC107202433 gene encoding calpain-13-like isoform X5, whose translation is MLAALGSLTLRKQFLENVLPKDQGFQDDYAGIFHFRFWQYGEWVDVVIDDRLPFLNGRYLSVHPRTSNEFWPSLLEKAYAKLRGSYQNLNGGYLSDALVDLTGGVQVQFSLKDPPPDLEEILKAADKSRCLMGCSTSGQSRRNIELRNGIVQGHAYTVTGAVKIPYKNGWKHIIRIWNPWGHGEWKGPWSDDSPQWDRVEPKYREALLRNKDDGEFWMSCENFQEQFSWLYICNNTPTFLDFGDEHCTTWSLNSYTSLWSPGLPTRRNRYSQAGAASTNPQYFFRVLDHNPKTYNVAISLMQKHAEYVQDEKNLKIGFFITTENSRVLKQIFIRSRDVSSYFILSPGTYAVVPAATADQEFKFLLRIFIKSQDYHENPNSPTSPVLPMDVSRQNQDSSYKALFLRYAKQGSTIDALQLQQLLNEVILQDEMTSLGGRFSFDSCRGILALMDLNSNGRLTLQEFGSLWRSLTKYMDIFSKEDRNRSGFLDVAELKNAIQAAVCLPSAGLATSGQLLRLMTLRYGDAAGRVGFSDFVCCMLRLDTMSHAFQNLADGGSQISMTAMEWLTLVMYT